In Mesorhizobium sp. 113-3-3, a genomic segment contains:
- a CDS encoding dimethylarginine dimethylaminohydrolase family protein produces MTVHDRIVAEPFSLQRRNPAGGTKPLTSWGFANETDVLTDVLLGSPNFLRHLSTSSLSRKHLREAPCNVQIAQAQHKDLVAAYEHFGVNIHWHEPTPELPMQVYSRDSSVMTPYGAFITAMANWWRRGENYAAIRTYEKLGIPIYDMVTAGTFEGGDFNVIEEGVVLIGCGGARTQEEGARQVQSWFEKEGWETRLAFIDEYYVHIDLMVVPIAEKLTAVCLACTEPGIVDWLKGKGHEIIDVPFQDTMALGCNFMSLGKDRVIAPTSSQTLIGQLKARGFEVAAVDMSEISKTGGGIHCMAQALKREPA; encoded by the coding sequence ATGACCGTTCATGATCGCATCGTCGCCGAGCCGTTTTCGCTGCAGCGCCGCAATCCGGCCGGCGGCACCAAGCCGCTGACGTCATGGGGCTTCGCCAACGAGACCGACGTCTTGACCGATGTGCTGCTCGGATCGCCGAATTTCCTGCGGCATCTGTCGACCAGTTCGCTGTCGCGCAAGCATCTGCGCGAAGCGCCCTGCAATGTCCAGATCGCGCAGGCGCAGCACAAGGACCTGGTCGCCGCCTATGAGCATTTCGGCGTCAACATCCACTGGCACGAACCGACACCGGAACTGCCGATGCAGGTCTATTCCCGCGATTCCAGCGTCATGACGCCCTACGGCGCCTTCATCACCGCCATGGCCAATTGGTGGCGGCGCGGCGAGAACTACGCGGCCATCCGCACCTATGAAAAACTCGGTATCCCGATCTACGACATGGTCACTGCAGGCACGTTCGAAGGCGGCGACTTCAATGTCATCGAAGAAGGCGTGGTGCTGATCGGCTGCGGCGGCGCCCGCACGCAGGAAGAAGGCGCCCGCCAGGTCCAGTCCTGGTTCGAGAAAGAGGGCTGGGAAACGCGGCTCGCCTTTATCGACGAATATTACGTCCATATCGACCTGATGGTGGTGCCGATCGCCGAAAAACTCACGGCCGTTTGCCTCGCCTGCACCGAACCCGGCATCGTCGACTGGCTGAAGGGCAAGGGCCACGAGATCATCGACGTGCCCTTCCAGGACACGATGGCGCTCGGTTGCAACTTCATGTCGCTGGGCAAGGACAGGGTGATCGCGCCAACCTCGAGCCAGACGCTCATCGGTCAGCTCAAGGCGCGCGGCTTCGAGGTCGCTGCCGTCGACATGAGCGAGATCTCCAAGACCGGCGGCGGCATCCACTGCATGGCGCAGGCGCTGAAGCGCGAGCCGGCCTGA
- a CDS encoding transglycosylase domain-containing protein — MVSPEPRKRRGPIASRLLALDAWLDSSLYEIGFKARQFWEAATIFSRRFRLKGWRRGIIEILSEGFTLGAGGFVVMLALAIPAFQDTAGDWRAQGDFAVTFLDRYGNEIGQRGIIQRDSVPVDEMPDHVIKAVLATEDRRFFDHYGIDVLGLSRAIFENVRANSVVQGGSSITQQLAKNLFLTNERTFERKIKEAFLSLWLEANLSKKEILQLYLDRAYMGGGTFGIEAAADFYFGKSVKDLNLAEAAMLAGLFKAPTKYAPHINLPAARARANVVLSNLVDSGFMTEGQVLQARLHPADVVDRGEQKSPDYFLDWAFDEVKKIAKPGQHSLVAHTTFDANIQKAAEESVEFHLRQFGKEYNVTEGAVVVIETNGAVRAIVGGRDYGASQFNRATKALRQTGSSFKPYVYATAMEHGFTPNSIISGGPISWGNWSPHNYSGESAGNITLIMAMAKSINTVPVRLAKDHLGIAPIKAMAEAMGVESPLEAHKTMVLGTSGMTVMDQATGYSVFAQNGFVGSRHGITQLVTRTGDVVYDWTKDATPPHRVLSEQALKSMNTMLAAVPVMGTARRAQIPNIVVAGKTGTTQSYRDAWFVGFTGNYTAAVWLGNDDFTPTKNMTGGSLPAMVWQRLMVYAHQNIDLKPIPGIDKPFVDEDTAAKAAEAQKKSEEQAAADAAAERPAVLSSRTTQTLRDMTQLFQSAPKIDAPASPETLSAL, encoded by the coding sequence ATGGTCAGCCCTGAACCGCGCAAGAGAAGAGGTCCGATCGCGTCGCGCCTTCTGGCGCTGGACGCCTGGCTCGATTCCTCGCTCTACGAAATCGGGTTCAAGGCGCGGCAATTCTGGGAAGCCGCGACCATCTTCTCGCGGCGCTTTCGCCTGAAAGGCTGGCGGCGCGGCATCATCGAGATTTTGAGCGAAGGTTTCACGCTCGGCGCCGGCGGCTTCGTGGTGATGTTGGCGCTGGCCATTCCGGCTTTCCAGGATACCGCCGGCGACTGGCGGGCCCAAGGCGATTTCGCCGTCACCTTCCTCGACCGCTACGGCAACGAGATCGGCCAGCGCGGCATCATCCAGCGCGATTCGGTGCCGGTCGACGAGATGCCCGACCACGTCATCAAGGCGGTGCTTGCGACCGAGGACCGGCGTTTCTTCGATCACTACGGCATCGACGTGCTCGGCCTGTCGCGCGCGATCTTCGAGAATGTGCGGGCGAACTCCGTCGTCCAGGGCGGCTCAAGCATCACCCAGCAATTGGCCAAGAACCTGTTCCTGACCAATGAGCGCACCTTCGAGCGCAAGATCAAGGAAGCCTTCCTGTCGCTGTGGCTCGAAGCCAATCTGTCGAAGAAGGAAATCCTGCAGCTCTATCTCGACCGCGCCTATATGGGCGGCGGCACGTTCGGCATCGAGGCGGCGGCGGACTTCTATTTCGGCAAGAGCGTCAAGGACCTTAACCTCGCCGAGGCGGCGATGCTGGCCGGCCTGTTCAAGGCGCCGACCAAATACGCGCCCCATATCAACCTGCCGGCGGCGCGCGCACGCGCCAATGTGGTGCTGTCTAACCTCGTCGATTCCGGCTTCATGACGGAAGGCCAGGTGCTGCAGGCAAGGCTGCATCCGGCCGACGTCGTCGACCGCGGCGAACAGAAGAGCCCCGATTATTTCCTCGATTGGGCCTTCGATGAGGTCAAGAAGATCGCCAAGCCCGGCCAGCATTCGCTGGTTGCCCATACCACCTTCGACGCCAACATCCAGAAGGCGGCGGAAGAGTCCGTCGAGTTCCACCTGCGCCAGTTCGGCAAGGAGTACAACGTCACCGAGGGTGCTGTGGTGGTCATCGAGACCAATGGCGCGGTCCGCGCCATCGTCGGCGGCCGCGACTACGGCGCCAGCCAGTTCAACCGCGCGACCAAGGCGCTGCGCCAGACCGGCTCGTCCTTCAAGCCCTATGTCTACGCCACGGCGATGGAACACGGCTTTACGCCCAATTCGATCATTTCCGGCGGGCCGATCAGCTGGGGCAACTGGTCGCCGCACAATTACAGCGGCGAATCAGCCGGCAACATCACGCTGATCATGGCGATGGCCAAGTCGATCAACACCGTGCCGGTGCGGCTGGCCAAGGACCACCTCGGCATCGCGCCGATCAAGGCGATGGCCGAGGCGATGGGCGTGGAATCGCCGCTCGAGGCGCACAAGACAATGGTGCTCGGCACGTCGGGCATGACCGTGATGGACCAGGCGACGGGCTACAGCGTGTTCGCCCAGAACGGCTTCGTCGGCTCCCGGCACGGCATCACCCAGCTCGTCACCCGCACCGGTGACGTTGTGTATGACTGGACAAAGGACGCGACGCCGCCGCACCGGGTGCTGTCCGAGCAAGCGCTGAAATCCATGAACACCATGCTGGCGGCCGTGCCGGTGATGGGCACCGCGCGGCGGGCGCAAATCCCCAACATCGTCGTAGCCGGCAAGACCGGCACGACCCAATCCTATCGCGACGCCTGGTTCGTCGGCTTCACCGGCAACTACACGGCGGCCGTGTGGCTGGGCAACGACGATTTCACCCCGACCAAGAACATGACGGGTGGATCGCTGCCGGCGATGGTTTGGCAGCGCCTGATGGTCTATGCGCACCAGAACATCGACCTGAAGCCGATCCCCGGCATCGACAAGCCGTTCGTTGACGAGGACACCGCAGCCAAGGCCGCGGAAGCCCAGAAGAAGAGCGAGGAGCAAGCCGCGGCCGACGCGGCGGCCGAACGCCCGGCGGTGCTGTCCAGCCGGACCACGCAGACACTGAGGGACATGACGCAGCTGTTCCAGTCGGCACCCAAAATCGACGCCCCCGCCTCGCCCGAAACGCTTTCAGCGCTGTGA
- a CDS encoding DUF1214 domain-containing protein, which produces MLKNAFLMLLSLAIAIGGGGASVWYALKIQDGVGAIRIGQWTAFPDIGTPAADPYSKARVAREGVLALGRAEGLSFVAETDAAGDQLKRECSYRIEGGFPTARFWTLYAADQSLGVVETGKPRLAALQSYEVLRQADNSVIISVGHHPMSGNWLLTDGSGRMYFVLTFYDTPIASSTGLSDVSLPRIVKAGCDA; this is translated from the coding sequence ATGCTCAAGAACGCCTTCCTGATGCTGCTTTCGCTTGCCATAGCCATTGGCGGCGGCGGCGCCAGCGTCTGGTATGCGCTGAAGATCCAGGATGGCGTCGGCGCGATCCGCATCGGCCAATGGACCGCCTTCCCCGATATCGGCACGCCGGCCGCCGACCCCTATTCCAAGGCCCGCGTGGCGCGCGAGGGCGTGCTTGCGCTCGGCCGCGCCGAGGGCCTGTCCTTCGTCGCGGAAACTGACGCTGCGGGCGACCAGCTCAAGCGGGAATGCAGCTACAGGATAGAGGGCGGATTTCCGACCGCCCGCTTCTGGACGCTCTATGCCGCGGACCAATCGCTCGGCGTCGTCGAGACCGGCAAGCCGCGACTTGCAGCCCTTCAGTCCTATGAGGTGCTGCGCCAGGCGGACAATTCGGTGATCATCTCGGTCGGGCATCACCCGATGTCCGGCAATTGGCTGCTGACAGACGGTTCCGGACGGATGTATTTCGTCCTGACCTTCTACGACACGCCGATCGCAAGCAGCACCGGCCTGTCGGATGTTTCGCTGCCCAGGATCGTGAAGGCCGGCTGCGATGCGTAA
- a CDS encoding DUF1254 domain-containing protein, producing the protein MRNVLAALRRLFHAVLLGLVGAGIVHIVVLLLVPEFSERDAWSRLSMASDLYRMNRLDAEAGGAPVVKSVDPLFYATACRFDLEEGMVRIKAPGNVPFWSVSVYDRNGHNIYSFNDHTATDGKLDAVVLTPAQMIDVRKDLPEDLQGAIFVEAPIDEGIFVIRSFVPDDSWKPIVSRFLDQSSCELQEF; encoded by the coding sequence ATGCGTAATGTCCTGGCCGCACTGCGCCGTCTTTTTCACGCCGTGCTGCTCGGCCTTGTCGGCGCCGGAATCGTGCACATCGTGGTGCTGCTCCTGGTGCCGGAATTTTCCGAACGCGACGCCTGGTCGCGACTGTCCATGGCATCCGATCTCTACCGGATGAACCGGCTCGATGCCGAGGCGGGCGGCGCGCCGGTGGTGAAATCGGTCGACCCGCTGTTCTACGCCACGGCCTGCCGGTTCGATCTCGAGGAAGGCATGGTCCGGATCAAGGCGCCAGGGAACGTCCCCTTCTGGTCGGTGTCGGTCTATGACCGCAACGGCCACAACATCTATTCCTTCAACGACCATACGGCGACCGACGGCAAGCTCGATGCCGTGGTGCTGACGCCGGCGCAGATGATCGATGTGCGCAAGGACTTGCCGGAGGATCTGCAGGGAGCGATCTTCGTCGAAGCGCCAATCGACGAGGGTATCTTCGTCATCCGCAGCTTCGTGCCGGACGACAGCTGGAAGCCGATCGTGTCGCGTTTTCTCGATCAGAGTTCCTGCGAGCTACAGGAATTCTAG
- a CDS encoding DUF1491 family protein — MRVTSDLWVSALVRRVFSAGGFAAVVNRGATEAGAVFVLTRGRLGDVALYGPAPQTSYDSAKPDDRFFSLLAAGDDPAMLDARLEKEKKFDPDIWVVEIEAGTVPVEELISVKTP; from the coding sequence ATGCGCGTCACATCGGATTTGTGGGTTTCTGCCCTGGTGCGCCGGGTTTTCAGCGCCGGCGGCTTTGCCGCGGTGGTCAACCGTGGCGCGACCGAGGCCGGTGCTGTTTTCGTGCTGACGCGGGGCAGGTTGGGTGACGTCGCCCTCTACGGGCCGGCGCCGCAGACAAGCTATGATTCGGCAAAGCCCGACGACCGCTTTTTCAGCCTTCTCGCCGCCGGTGATGATCCGGCCATGCTCGATGCCCGTCTTGAAAAGGAAAAGAAATTCGATCCCGACATCTGGGTGGTCGAGATCGAGGCCGGCACCGTTCCCGTCGAGGAGCTTATTTCCGTGAAGACGCCCTGA
- a CDS encoding peptidoglycan-binding domain-containing protein: MARSAKQPKAVKRRGNAFQDGAMAVGGMISRNPVLVGGSTAFLVTLFYVSANALWYQPFPHAGAFFATRHFQGFPHTTSDEPETTINIVRPNAAPAPMKGDPVVEQVQGILKDLDFYSGTVDGISGPNTRKAIQAYQQKVGLNASGEIDALLLDQLGATPKTASVPRPQPRPDTQAAVPVSLQTSSGQTNSGQTTAGQADAGPTQGPDPRIVKIQAGLKAFGNDDMQLDGVVGARTKAAIKEFQSLFGLPQTGEPDEIVYVKMREIGLTN, encoded by the coding sequence ATGGCTCGCTCCGCAAAACAGCCTAAGGCGGTCAAACGCCGCGGCAACGCCTTCCAGGACGGCGCAATGGCCGTCGGCGGGATGATTTCGCGCAACCCCGTCCTGGTGGGCGGATCGACGGCATTCCTGGTGACGCTGTTCTATGTCTCGGCGAATGCGCTGTGGTATCAGCCTTTCCCGCATGCCGGGGCGTTCTTCGCCACCCGGCATTTCCAGGGTTTTCCGCACACCACCTCCGATGAGCCGGAGACGACGATCAACATCGTGCGGCCCAATGCGGCGCCCGCCCCGATGAAGGGCGATCCGGTGGTCGAGCAGGTGCAAGGCATATTGAAGGATCTCGACTTCTATTCCGGCACGGTCGACGGCATTTCCGGCCCCAACACGCGCAAGGCCATCCAGGCCTACCAGCAGAAGGTCGGTCTCAACGCTTCCGGTGAGATCGATGCGCTTCTGCTCGATCAGCTTGGCGCAACGCCGAAGACCGCCTCCGTGCCCAGACCGCAGCCGCGGCCGGATACGCAGGCCGCCGTTCCGGTTTCCTTGCAGACAAGTTCCGGGCAGACAAATTCCGGGCAGACGACTGCCGGGCAGGCGGATGCCGGCCCGACCCAGGGACCCGACCCCCGCATCGTCAAGATCCAGGCCGGGCTCAAGGCGTTCGGCAATGACGACATGCAGCTGGATGGTGTCGTCGGTGCGCGCACCAAGGCGGCGATCAAGGAATTCCAGTCGCTGTTCGGCCTGCCGCAGACCGGCGAACCCGACGAGATCGTCTACGTCAAGATGCGCGAAATCGGCCTGACCAACTGA
- a CDS encoding sensor histidine kinase, translating into MVHPSILGQSGRERQRRFIGVMLAAPFFAAGAAVTLVTSGMGAAVTMAAIFAAFGLCWFVALLVAATGKMAAAAPIALAMAAVALGGLIAAAGGLSSPVAMLAVALPFEAWWIGASRRAALWGAVSAIAAIVLQPLAAAFLPFAGAQIAAWHWLVPLAWALTLIPRLSAFRDSSGAADTHETGDRLEDIIDAVILRVARHGEVLDASARARTLLKLPPELLSGTGFFDRVHLSDRVSYLSALADMRDGAASRRLELRVRLPQNGNGQNDMRQNDSRSMADNYRPFLLELLRGEEQSDVFTLVLRENDETARLREELAQANETAAAAEVAKGRFLAVVSHELRTPLNAIIGFSDMLLHEMFGAFKDPRQKEYVTLVRDSGQHLLAVVTSILDVSRIEAGAYTADPEPFRFMEAVDMCQSMMRLQAQAKNIDLQTQIAPDAGDINADRRAVQQILINLVSNAIKFTPDGGDVVVGAKRIGSRLHFWVRDTGIGIAEEEFANLGKPFTQIQNDYTRRFEGTGLGLSLVKGLVALHEGTMSIESMPGEGTTVTISLPVNGPKGRPANEAGVLTMPVTRAKGDRNGSLRKTA; encoded by the coding sequence ATGGTCCATCCCTCCATTCTTGGGCAGAGCGGCCGCGAGCGCCAGCGCCGTTTCATCGGCGTCATGCTGGCGGCGCCATTCTTTGCCGCCGGTGCCGCGGTCACGCTGGTCACGTCAGGCATGGGCGCCGCTGTGACCATGGCCGCCATTTTCGCTGCCTTCGGTCTGTGCTGGTTCGTCGCCTTGCTGGTGGCGGCGACCGGCAAGATGGCCGCGGCCGCCCCAATCGCCTTGGCGATGGCGGCTGTTGCCCTTGGCGGCCTCATCGCCGCCGCCGGCGGGTTGAGCTCTCCCGTCGCCATGCTTGCCGTGGCGCTGCCCTTCGAAGCCTGGTGGATCGGCGCTTCGCGGCGCGCGGCCCTGTGGGGAGCGGTCTCGGCCATTGCCGCCATTGTCCTTCAGCCTCTGGCAGCGGCCTTCCTGCCCTTCGCGGGCGCGCAGATCGCGGCCTGGCATTGGCTGGTGCCGCTGGCCTGGGCGCTGACGCTGATCCCGCGCCTGTCGGCGTTTCGCGACAGCAGCGGTGCGGCCGATACGCACGAGACCGGCGACCGGCTGGAAGACATCATCGATGCGGTGATCCTGCGGGTCGCCCGCCACGGCGAGGTGCTCGATGCGTCCGCCAGGGCGCGCACGCTTTTGAAATTGCCGCCGGAACTGCTTTCCGGAACCGGCTTCTTCGACCGTGTCCATCTGTCGGACCGTGTCTCCTATCTCAGCGCCCTGGCGGACATGCGCGATGGTGCGGCCTCGCGCCGCCTGGAACTGCGCGTCAGGCTGCCCCAGAACGGCAATGGCCAGAATGACATGCGCCAAAATGACAGTCGCTCGATGGCCGACAACTACCGGCCGTTCCTGCTCGAACTGCTGCGTGGCGAGGAGCAGAGCGATGTCTTCACGCTGGTGCTGCGCGAAAATGACGAGACGGCCCGGCTGCGTGAGGAACTCGCGCAGGCCAATGAGACGGCGGCAGCCGCGGAAGTGGCCAAAGGCCGGTTCCTGGCGGTGGTCAGCCATGAACTGCGCACGCCGCTGAACGCGATCATCGGCTTTTCGGACATGCTGCTGCACGAGATGTTCGGCGCCTTCAAGGATCCGCGCCAGAAGGAATATGTCACTCTGGTGCGGGATTCCGGCCAGCATCTTCTGGCCGTCGTGACATCCATACTCGACGTATCGAGGATCGAAGCGGGCGCCTACACGGCGGACCCGGAGCCGTTCCGGTTCATGGAAGCCGTCGACATGTGCCAGTCGATGATGCGGCTGCAGGCGCAGGCCAAGAACATCGACCTGCAGACGCAGATCGCTCCCGACGCCGGCGACATCAATGCCGATCGCCGCGCCGTGCAGCAGATCCTGATCAATCTCGTCTCCAATGCCATCAAGTTCACGCCTGACGGCGGCGATGTCGTCGTCGGCGCCAAGCGCATCGGTTCGCGCCTGCATTTCTGGGTCAGGGACACCGGCATCGGCATCGCCGAGGAGGAGTTCGCCAATCTCGGCAAGCCCTTCACGCAGATCCAGAACGACTATACGCGCCGTTTCGAGGGGACCGGCCTTGGCCTGTCACTTGTGAAGGGGCTGGTGGCGCTGCACGAAGGCACCATGTCGATCGAAAGCATGCCGGGCGAGGGCACCACGGTGACCATCAGCCTGCCGGTCAACGGGCCGAAGGGGCGCCCGGCGAACGAGGCGGGGGTGCTGACGATGCCGGTGACGAGGGCGAAAGGGGACAGAAATGGCTCGCTCCGCAAAACAGCCTAA
- a CDS encoding DUF5330 domain-containing protein, whose amino-acid sequence MFFLIRMAFWFSLVLLALPLSVGSDEPGQESVGPIQALFAARDAVGDIAGICERKPDVCETGKSAMHTITARAKETAKIAAAMLDDKSTGPDTSTMTGSVAEEIVLPETVNLPVKN is encoded by the coding sequence ATGTTCTTCCTGATAAGAATGGCTTTCTGGTTTTCACTGGTGCTTTTGGCGCTGCCGCTGAGTGTCGGTTCCGACGAGCCGGGGCAGGAAAGCGTCGGGCCGATCCAGGCCCTGTTCGCGGCACGTGACGCGGTGGGCGACATTGCCGGCATCTGCGAGCGCAAGCCCGATGTCTGTGAGACCGGCAAGTCGGCGATGCACACCATCACCGCCCGCGCCAAGGAAACCGCCAAGATCGCGGCCGCCATGCTGGACGACAAGTCCACCGGCCCCGACACTTCGACAATGACGGGCAGCGTGGCGGAAGAGATCGTCCTGCCCGAGACCGTCAACCTGCCGGTCAAGAATTAA
- a CDS encoding SufE family protein, with product MTTTIQTIRDDFSFLDEWEDRYRYVIELGEALPPFPDEERNAANKVPGCVSQVWLTTEQGPGSDPVITFTGDSDAHIVRGLVAIMLALFSGRTASEIQKTDAEATLKALGLDEHLSPQRANGLRSMVKRIKRDAEMALKQTA from the coding sequence ATGACGACCACGATCCAGACGATCCGCGACGACTTCTCCTTCCTTGACGAATGGGAGGACCGCTATCGCTACGTCATCGAGCTCGGCGAGGCGCTGCCGCCCTTTCCTGATGAAGAGCGCAATGCCGCCAACAAGGTGCCGGGTTGCGTCAGCCAGGTCTGGCTGACCACCGAACAAGGACCGGGCAGCGATCCGGTCATCACCTTCACGGGGGATTCGGACGCCCATATCGTGCGCGGGCTGGTCGCGATCATGCTGGCGCTGTTTTCCGGAAGGACGGCCAGCGAAATCCAGAAAACCGATGCGGAAGCGACGCTGAAGGCACTCGGCCTGGACGAGCATCTGTCGCCGCAGCGCGCCAATGGCCTGCGCTCGATGGTCAAGCGCATCAAGCGCGATGCCGAGATGGCGCTCAAGCAGACCGCCTGA
- a CDS encoding MucR family transcriptional regulator — MDIVETPSRNNDALIELTADVVAAYVSNNPVPVGELPSLISDVHAALGRVGGTAELPPADKQKPAVNPKRSVHDDYIVCLEDGKKFKSLKRHLMTHYDLTPDQYREKWNLDPSYPMVAPNYAAARSQLAKKMGLGRKRKAR, encoded by the coding sequence ATGGATATTGTCGAAACACCTTCCAGAAACAACGATGCGCTGATCGAGCTGACCGCCGATGTGGTGGCCGCCTATGTCAGCAACAACCCGGTGCCGGTCGGCGAATTGCCGAGCCTCATATCCGATGTCCATGCCGCTCTCGGGCGCGTGGGCGGAACCGCCGAACTGCCTCCTGCCGACAAGCAGAAGCCGGCTGTCAACCCGAAGCGTTCGGTTCATGACGACTACATTGTCTGTCTTGAAGACGGCAAGAAGTTCAAGTCGCTCAAGCGTCACCTGATGACCCACTATGATCTGACGCCGGACCAGTACCGCGAAAAGTGGAATCTCGACCCGAGCTATCCGATGGTTGCTCCGAACTATGCGGCAGCTCGCTCGCAGCTCGCCAAGAAGATGGGCCTCGGCCGCAAGCGCAAGGCGCGGTAA
- a CDS encoding SH3 domain-containing protein, with amino-acid sequence MTIRSRIAAAFAVASLALVFAGQSHATVFAAWQVANVPFGDTLNLRKYPSATSQKQAAYPNGTVLQMTGRCTGGVNLLDIASQPAWKQRQTVRFRWCEVWHDPAKNGEFVTGWAYGKYITPY; translated from the coding sequence ATGACTATTCGATCTCGGATTGCAGCAGCCTTCGCCGTTGCTTCGCTGGCTCTGGTCTTTGCCGGCCAGTCTCATGCGACCGTATTCGCGGCTTGGCAAGTGGCCAATGTACCGTTCGGCGACACGCTCAACTTGCGCAAATATCCGTCCGCCACATCCCAGAAGCAGGCCGCATACCCGAACGGGACGGTCCTGCAGATGACCGGACGATGTACCGGCGGCGTCAACCTGCTCGACATCGCCAGTCAACCGGCATGGAAGCAACGGCAGACGGTTCGCTTTCGCTGGTGCGAAGTCTGGCACGACCCGGCCAAGAACGGTGAGTTCGTCACCGGCTGGGCCTATGGCAAGTACATCACCCCGTATTGA